GAGCGGTCGCAGAAAGCACCGCCCGCCCGTGCGGCACATGTTACACATCAAGCGCACATACAATCGAACCACACATGCAAAAACACATTCCCCAGGCACACCAAAAACAGAGTGCGCACACACATAAAACTTtctacacaacacaatacataACCCTGCAGCGCATGGGCAAGCACCGCCCAGTTGCGCGCCCTGGATCACTAACTCAAGCACACCCTCCTCCAAACACATTCAATACAATTAATAACATAAAACACACGCACAATATAATAATCACACTCCCACACACATTTGGTCAGATGTTCCAGTCTCATCCACAACTGTCATCATGTCACGCAGACACTTTAAGCCAATCTCTGCGGAACAAGTGATTGACTGACAACCTAAACAGGGTTGGAAGTTGGAACCCTGTGACATTATTAAGCTCAACTGCACCATATCAAGTTATTTAAATGTGGattaaaatctatttttctCTTTGAAACCTGTTTTTACAATAGCTGTAGTACAAACACCATatttgcagaggtgtaaagtgtactgatatatcctactcaagtagaagtactgttacttgattgaaattgtcctcaagtacaagtaaaaagtagttaaatTCATtagcactcaaagtaaaagttagttactttcaccccccacgtgtatttttggtaataaatcttgccacggttccgtagtttgcatacagtaaacatctcatttacttaaaaaagaaaagaccaaatcttgcacaactggAACTTCCCAAAGGCATCTAATCATaataaaatttgtcaaaatacattttaaaaaaacaatgaccccaataaattcaatttcaacaaaaaaagattatcaaactaagtatagctacatttaggAACTGTAAATccgtgccatgccaaatgtgccatgtgggtaacaaggTAATATAGGTataaaccccaacctgaacccaaAAAAGTGGTGGGGTGATGGGCGCTGATGAGAAATGAACATTGAACGGTCTTCAATGTTCAATGAGACTcaaccatccattttcagatccccttgttcttgtttttcagggccgcgggggtctgccggtgcctatctctggctcacactgggcacaaggtgggggtacaccctggacagggcggcaGCTTAACATCTGTTGACTTGTTGCTACTGCCATCATCATTCTGTTATCATTGTTCTGGTTACTGGTTTCGTTATGCTTGTGCACCGTCTTCAATAACCATGTTACTGGTCAAACATCTTCCActgtgcatttgtgtttgtttgtttgctagCAGCTAACTCACCACCATTTTGACAGCAGCACTTCCAGGTTTGCAGGAAACCAGAGGGACTAAACCAAGTAATGTAAATAGGGGTGTTTGGTGGGCTggtgttgggaaaaaaaaattgtacaggagtgtttgtgtaatattttgtttgttatgtatttttaaaacattggagGTGAATGaattaacattaatttattatcaattattGGATAATTCATGTTATTTGTATGAATTTATTTTGATATTGAGTTAATTGATTTTGGATTGGGTTTGGTTTGCCTGTGGGAGGAGTTACAGGTATAGACTGCCTATAAATGGAGGCTCACTCAGTGAGACACCCTGAGTGAGCAACTGGTAAAGCTGACAGCAAAACAAACAGAGGGTAAAGTAGATATGTTCaggatttgtaaaatgtagcctGGGATCCCAATGCCCTTCTCTTTTGTGTTTGCTcagtttttggttttctgttttggctGTAAATATGTTACACCagccaaagaagaaaaataaatagaaaaagtttAAACTGAATTCTGCTCTGAAATCTGAAATCCCATAACTCTTGAGTGCACTTAGGGtccaaacaataacaaaacaccagaaatacaAATGAAGCCTCAATTATacgatgaaaaaaacaaaaggtttacaGTATATGTAAACATGACTAACTGAAAACAAATGGCAAAGGGTTATGCATTCCACTAGTCTTTTCACTACAAAGAGTAACCAATATTTGTGTCAATTATTTTGCACAAATAATTCTAGTCCCCGATATATACAAAACCCAATCACAGAACCAGTCCAATTATATATTCCCATATGGCAATCAACATTTCAAAACTTTACAATGTCCTAAGCAATAGGGCTGTATGTAATATAGTCCACAAATGACTGGATACTCAACATGTAAATCAACAAATAAGAAAGTGTGCAAGTTATAAAAATCCTCTCGGAAATAAGCCATTCATTATGTTTTAGCAGCAATTGATTTGAAACATAATGGCGGACTGAGTAAATGTTACATCACTTTAAGCCCTCGAGGAAAATGTAGACAACATAATGGTTATCTATAGGTTTGTGAACGACAAGACACCTGAGCAAAATGTTTCAAAGAAAAGAAAGCTCAGCACAAAGAGGAAATGCTTGTACATGTCTTACCTCCTCAGATGTTCTCCTCCTATCAGGTAGAACCAGTGTGTTAGCATGACTTCCAGGGACTATAGTAGATCCAATACTCATCCTGGGTCCAACCAACATGTAGCGTTTATCTCCTGATCTGTACTGGATGCTGTGACACAGTGTCCCATCATAGTTTGGCTCCTGCAGATATTTAGAAGTATAGTCTGTGGATTTGGAGCACTGCATTGCAATCAGCACGATGATGCTGATGACAAAAAGCAGTGAAACTGCTCCCAGAGTGATCATCAGGTAAAAAGTCACATCACTGTCTTCATCATCTTTAGCTGCACTTTGAACATCAGAGGCTGCAAAAGCCTCTTTGGGCTCCACCACTTTGACCATCACAGTAGCTGTTGCTGACAGTGACACGTTGCCATTGTCTTTGACCAGTATGAGCAGTTTGTGCTCAGCCTCGTCTGTCTCTGTGAATGAGCGAAGTGTTCTGATCTGTCCTGTATAGCGGTCCAAACCAAACAGACTGTGGTCACTCACTTCCTGCAGTGAGAAGAGCAGCCAGCCGTTATATCCTATATCAGCGTCATAGGCTCGGACTTTGGTCACCAAGTGTCCTGCGTGGACATTGCGGGGAATGTCCTCCACACCTTCAGCAGAGCCGTTGGAGCTGACTGGATACAGGATGACTGGAGCGTTGTCGTTCTGATCCAGAATGAACACGTGGACTGTGACGTTGCTGCTCAGTGACGGAGTTCCAGAATCTGTGGCAACAACTTGGAACTGGAACGTTTTCACAGCCTCAAAGTCAAAACTCTTCAGAGCAACAATGTCTCCAGTTTCTGAATTTATGTTTAGGAATGACGTCAACTTATTTCCATCAATTTGTCGTAAAATATGATAAGAAATAATGGCATTATCACCTTCATCGCGGTCAGTGGCTTTCACTGAAAACACAGTTGCTCCTGGGCTATTATTCTCaactatataaaatgtataaggGCTCAATAAAAATTGTGGACGGTTATCATTTACATCAGACACTACAACGCTTATAGTTCTCTCTGTTAAATATGAGCGTTCACCTGAATCTTTTGCAACAATTGTTACATCATATTTTGAAACTGTTTCCCTGTCTAACTGTGACGTGGTCACAACAGCGTACATATTGTCTTGTAATGAAGGAGATAATGTAAAAGGAAAGTCTTGTTTAATTGTGCAAATAACTTTACCATTGATTCCAGAGTCTAAATCAGTCACACTGATAAGGGCTACTGTAGATCCTATTTTTGAATCTTCACTTATTGAGCTTGAAAATGACGTCACATCTATCTCAGGTGCATTGTCATTCACATCAATAACAGatataattacaattttatcTGTTGTTAGTGGAACTGGTCCTTTATCTGAAGCTTGAATGTCTAATTCATAACTGCGGCTTTTCTCAAAATCTAATTTACCTTTCACTTTGATTTCCCCAGTGTTTTCATCTATACTAAAGAGTTTCATTAATTTTGAATCCACATCTTTtccaaataaatatattatttcacTGTTAGCTCCCTGATCCAAATCAGTTGCATTTACCTGAATGACTACTGTGTCCACAGGGACATTTTCTTTAACTGTAACAGAGTAAGACTCCTTTGTGAACACAGGTGAGTTATCATTAACATCCAGAACGtcaataattatatttatatcacCTGATTTGGCGGGTTTA
The genomic region above belongs to Gouania willdenowi chromosome 10, fGouWil2.1, whole genome shotgun sequence and contains:
- the LOC114471500 gene encoding protocadherin alpha-8-like, which gives rise to MEQRRRSEARWWLAFMLLWDILWSGALAQIRYSISEEVQEGTVVGNIAKDLGLDRNALRNRGYRVVAGSSEPLFEVNQNDGVLYLKQRIDREETCERTTPCLINLKTVLENPLEIHYVTVEILDINDHAPVFPEKEKRLEISESASPGARFQLQAAQDPDVGLLGVQHYKLSHNDHFRVEVKDRGEDRKMPILVLQKQLDRETVRQLKLRLTAIDGGKPAKSGDINIIIDVLDVNDNSPVFTKESYSVTVKENVPVDTVVIQVNATDLDQGANSEIIYLFGKDVDSKLMKLFSIDENTGEIKVKGKLDFEKSRSYELDIQASDKGPVPLTTDKIVIISVIDVNDNAPEIDVTSFSSSISEDSKIGSTVALISVTDLDSGINGKVICTIKQDFPFTLSPSLQDNMYAVVTTSQLDRETVSKYDVTIVAKDSGERSYLTERTISVVVSDVNDNRPQFLLSPYTFYIVENNSPGATVFSVKATDRDEGDNAIISYHILRQIDGNKLTSFLNINSETGDIVALKSFDFEAVKTFQFQVVATDSGTPSLSSNVTVHVFILDQNDNAPVILYPVSSNGSAEGVEDIPRNVHAGHLVTKVRAYDADIGYNGWLLFSLQEVSDHSLFGLDRYTGQIRTLRSFTETDEAEHKLLILVKDNGNVSLSATATVMVKVVEPKEAFAASDVQSAAKDDEDSDVTFYLMITLGAVSLLFVISIIVLIAMQCSKSTDYTSKYLQEPNYDGTLCHSIQYRSGDKRYMLVGPRMSIGSTIVPGSHANTLVLPDRRRTSEEVRHVQAFPLCAELSFL